A window of Halomonas sp. GFAJ-1 contains these coding sequences:
- a CDS encoding potassium transporter, with amino-acid sequence MSLRIILRILGLLLMLFSLTMLPPMLISLWFRDGVWHAFMSGIAISVVTGLVLYLPNRNARKELRIRDGFIIAAMFWTVLALFGSLPLMLFGEGSLSITDAVFESFSGLTTTGATVITGIDFLPESVRYYRQQLQWLGGMGIVVLAVAILPTLGVGGMALYRTEIPGPLKDSKLTPRITETAKALWYIYATLTIACMVAYMLAGMDWFDALGHSFSTVAIGGFSTHDASIGYFDSATIELICIAFMIISAVSYSLHFIAWREKSLLHYFQDPEARFLMLFLAGLTIITVITLWLSNTYDVMRGLRHGVFQVVSVATTAGFGVADFSAWPGALPFLLFMAAFVGGCSGSTAGGMKVIRIILILKQGMREVMRLIHPNAVIAVKVGKVSVPDGIAQAVWGFFSAYLMLFFLMIVGVMATGVDQVTAWSTVGSALNNLGPALGEASSHYGDMPSLAKWILVIAMLLGRLEIFTILVLFTPAFWRR; translated from the coding sequence ATGAGTTTGCGGATTATTTTACGCATTTTAGGTTTGCTGCTGATGCTATTCAGCCTCACCATGCTGCCCCCGATGCTGATATCGCTATGGTTTCGTGACGGCGTCTGGCACGCCTTTATGAGCGGGATTGCCATCTCAGTAGTGACCGGTTTAGTCCTTTATTTACCCAACCGAAATGCCCGAAAAGAGCTGCGGATTCGCGATGGTTTTATTATTGCCGCCATGTTCTGGACGGTGCTGGCGCTGTTCGGCTCGCTTCCCCTCATGCTGTTTGGTGAAGGGTCGCTAAGCATCACCGATGCAGTGTTCGAATCATTTTCAGGGCTAACCACCACCGGCGCGACGGTGATTACCGGCATCGACTTTCTGCCGGAATCCGTGCGCTACTATCGCCAACAGCTACAATGGCTGGGCGGTATGGGGATTGTGGTACTGGCTGTCGCTATCCTCCCGACGCTGGGCGTTGGGGGCATGGCACTTTACCGCACCGAAATACCGGGGCCGCTAAAGGACTCCAAGCTAACACCGCGCATTACCGAAACCGCCAAAGCCCTCTGGTATATTTACGCCACTCTTACGATTGCCTGCATGGTGGCCTACATGCTGGCGGGTATGGACTGGTTTGATGCCCTGGGCCATAGCTTTTCTACCGTCGCCATTGGCGGTTTTTCTACCCACGACGCCAGCATTGGTTACTTTGATAGCGCCACGATTGAGCTCATTTGTATTGCCTTCATGATCATTTCAGCGGTGAGCTACAGCCTGCACTTTATCGCGTGGCGTGAAAAAAGCCTGCTGCACTATTTTCAAGACCCGGAAGCCCGCTTTTTAATGCTGTTTTTGGCGGGTTTAACCATTATCACCGTCATTACACTCTGGCTGAGCAATACCTACGATGTCATGCGAGGATTGCGCCACGGCGTTTTCCAAGTGGTCTCGGTTGCCACTACGGCTGGCTTTGGCGTCGCTGACTTTTCCGCCTGGCCCGGCGCACTGCCCTTTTTGCTGTTCATGGCCGCTTTTGTGGGCGGCTGCTCAGGCTCCACCGCAGGCGGTATGAAAGTCATCCGTATTATTCTGATTTTGAAACAGGGCATGCGTGAGGTAATGCGCTTAATTCACCCCAATGCGGTGATTGCCGTTAAAGTGGGTAAAGTTAGCGTGCCTGACGGCATCGCCCAAGCGGTATGGGGGTTCTTCTCCGCTTACCTCATGCTGTTTTTCTTAATGATTGTTGGTGTCATGGCGACGGGCGTTGACCAGGTGACCGCTTGGTCAACCGTTGGCTCAGCGCTTAATAACCTTGGCCCTGCCCTCGGCGAGGCCAGCAGCCACTACGGCGATATGCCGAGTCTCGCCAAATGGATTCTAGTCATCGCCATGCTGTTGGGGCGCTTGGAGATTTTCACCATACTAGTGCTGTTTACGCCCGCATTTTGGCGCCGTTAA
- a CDS encoding conjugal transfer protein TraB, translating to MTQDDSSPLATAPITLPATSGPLKTVTVGNTHYTLLGTAHVSAESADDVRNLINGGTFDAVAIELCDARHHSMNNPDAMGEQDLFQVFKQGKAGMVAASLALGAFQQRIAEQSGIQPGAEMRAAVEACQRRELPLLLVDRDVGITLKRIYRNVPWWQRFSLFSGLIGSVMSRQDVSKEDIEKLKEGDMLEATFNEFAAESEALYTPLIRERDRYMALRLAEEAPPGRYKNVLVVLGAGHLKGTVEHLEAPLPESPTPEREALEATPPPSKLWKAAPWLITALVLTGFVIGFSRNTELGWQLVIEWFLINGILSGGATIIALAHPVTVITTFFAAPLTSLNPTIGAGFVAAGVELFMRKPKVRDFSTLRHDVTELKGWWKNRVSRTLLVFLLATIGSAIGTWVAGFRIAGALFGSGAA from the coding sequence ATGACCCAAGACGACAGTTCACCACTGGCCACGGCGCCTATCACCCTACCCGCCACCAGCGGGCCTTTAAAAACCGTGACCGTGGGTAACACCCACTACACCCTGCTGGGTACCGCACACGTCTCTGCCGAAAGCGCTGATGATGTTCGCAATCTTATCAACGGCGGCACCTTTGACGCCGTTGCGATTGAGCTATGTGACGCACGCCACCACAGCATGAACAACCCTGACGCCATGGGCGAGCAGGACCTGTTCCAGGTATTCAAGCAAGGTAAAGCGGGCATGGTGGCAGCAAGCCTGGCCCTTGGCGCCTTTCAGCAGCGTATTGCCGAGCAGTCGGGCATCCAGCCCGGCGCCGAAATGCGAGCGGCGGTGGAAGCCTGCCAGCGCCGTGAGCTACCGCTGCTGTTAGTTGACCGGGATGTGGGTATTACCCTGAAACGTATTTACCGCAATGTGCCCTGGTGGCAGCGTTTCTCGCTTTTCTCTGGGCTGATTGGCAGCGTCATGTCCCGCCAGGACGTTTCCAAAGAGGATATCGAGAAGCTCAAAGAGGGCGATATGCTGGAGGCGACCTTCAACGAATTCGCCGCCGAATCGGAAGCGCTGTACACGCCGCTGATTCGCGAACGCGACCGCTACATGGCGCTACGCTTGGCCGAAGAGGCACCGCCCGGGCGCTATAAAAACGTGCTGGTGGTGCTGGGTGCCGGGCACTTGAAAGGCACGGTGGAACATCTTGAAGCGCCGCTGCCGGAAAGCCCCACCCCCGAGCGGGAAGCGCTTGAAGCGACACCGCCGCCCTCCAAACTCTGGAAAGCCGCCCCCTGGCTGATTACTGCGCTGGTGCTTACCGGGTTTGTGATTGGTTTTTCGCGCAATACCGAGCTTGGCTGGCAGCTGGTGATTGAGTGGTTTTTAATCAACGGCATTCTGTCGGGTGGCGCGACGATTATCGCCTTAGCACACCCGGTGACGGTGATTACGACGTTCTTTGCCGCGCCACTCACCTCGCTTAACCCCACTATTGGCGCGGGGTTTGTGGCCGCAGGGGTAGAGCTATTTATGCGCAAACCCAAGGTGCGCGACTTCTCTACCCTGCGCCACGATGTGACCGAGCTTAAGGGCTGGTGGAAAAACCGCGTCTCGCGCACCTTACTGGTCTTTCTACTGGCGACTATTGGCTCGGCGATAGGCACCTGGGTAGCCGGGTTTAGAATTGCCGGCGCCCTGTTTGGTAGCGGTGCAGCCTAA
- a CDS encoding DTW domain-containing protein, producing MSDATSITIPPEHIECDPVTGHPRPPRREFKARGSFVTRCKGCNLPELNCLCPYQVKAESDAQVWLLTHSIEHFKPTNTGRLIGDVLTNTRVFTWYRTAPDETLAALLEDPRYAPFVIFPDDQPDYAERVVGINAVHAAKQQARIPVFVILDGTWRQARRMFRKSPYLDTLPVLPLRTERETRYRLRKPASKAHLCTAEVAIELLRQSGDEDAASVLDDYFDVFNDSYAESRYYRKIAEPTAAMQRLLARKVDGSV from the coding sequence ATGTCTGACGCTACCTCTATTACTATTCCGCCTGAGCACATTGAATGTGATCCGGTAACGGGACACCCGCGGCCGCCTCGGCGTGAATTTAAAGCGCGGGGTAGTTTTGTGACGCGCTGTAAAGGCTGTAATCTGCCTGAGCTTAACTGCCTGTGCCCTTATCAAGTAAAGGCAGAGAGCGATGCCCAGGTGTGGTTGCTAACTCACTCTATTGAGCACTTTAAACCGACCAATACCGGCCGGTTAATTGGCGATGTGCTGACCAATACCCGCGTGTTTACCTGGTATCGCACTGCGCCAGATGAAACGCTGGCGGCCCTGCTTGAAGACCCGCGCTACGCGCCCTTTGTGATTTTTCCTGATGATCAGCCGGATTACGCCGAGCGCGTGGTGGGTATTAACGCTGTGCACGCGGCGAAGCAGCAGGCACGCATTCCGGTGTTTGTGATTTTAGATGGCACCTGGCGCCAAGCGCGGCGCATGTTCCGCAAGAGCCCCTACTTGGATACGCTGCCCGTTTTGCCGCTGCGCACCGAGCGTGAAACACGCTATCGGCTGCGTAAGCCAGCCTCGAAAGCGCACCTCTGCACGGCGGAAGTGGCCATTGAGCTATTGCGCCAGAGCGGCGATGAAGACGCGGCTAGTGTCTTGGATGATTACTTTGATGTGTTCAACGACAGCTACGCCGAGAGCCGCTACTACCGCAAAATTGCAGAACCAACCGCTGCCATGCAGCGGCTGTTAGCCCGCAAAGTAGATGGCAGCGTTTAG
- a CDS encoding biotin synthase BioB, which produces MTATAFNADTAAPRHDWTLEEINALFALPFNDLLFKAQQVHRAHFDANAVQVSTLLSIKTGACPEDCKYCPQSGHYNTQLEKEKLLEIEKVVAQAQAAKEAGASRFCMGAAWRSPRDKDLVLVEEMVRQVKALGLETCMTLGMVDGDQANRLAAAGLDYYNHNLDTSPDFYGEIITTRTYSDRLDTLATVREAGMKVCSGGILGMGEDAQDRSALLQQLAKLTPHPESVPINMLVKVPGTPLENVEDLDPIEFIRAIAVARIMMPQSHVRLSAGREQMSESTQALAFLAGANSIFYGDKLLTTGNPQADRDRALFTKLGLHPEKRETCESEDAQAARLAQQAQQQEHAERVAELAVDASV; this is translated from the coding sequence GTGACCGCTACCGCTTTCAATGCCGACACCGCCGCTCCCCGTCACGACTGGACACTGGAAGAGATTAATGCGCTGTTTGCGTTACCTTTCAATGACCTACTGTTTAAGGCCCAGCAGGTGCATCGGGCACATTTTGATGCCAACGCGGTTCAGGTCTCTACCCTTTTATCCATCAAAACTGGTGCCTGTCCAGAGGATTGCAAATACTGCCCTCAGTCCGGCCACTACAACACTCAGCTAGAAAAAGAGAAGTTGCTGGAGATCGAAAAGGTCGTGGCCCAAGCCCAAGCCGCTAAAGAGGCTGGGGCCAGCCGCTTCTGCATGGGGGCAGCGTGGCGCAGCCCGCGCGACAAGGACCTTGTATTAGTGGAAGAGATGGTTCGCCAGGTAAAAGCTCTGGGGCTTGAAACCTGCATGACGCTGGGCATGGTCGATGGTGATCAAGCCAACCGTCTTGCCGCCGCTGGGCTTGATTACTACAACCACAACCTGGATACCTCGCCGGATTTCTACGGCGAAATTATCACCACCCGTACTTACAGCGACCGCCTGGACACGCTCGCGACCGTGCGTGAAGCGGGTATGAAGGTGTGCTCCGGCGGCATTCTCGGTATGGGAGAAGATGCCCAAGACCGTAGTGCGCTGCTTCAGCAGCTCGCCAAGCTCACCCCGCACCCTGAATCCGTGCCCATTAACATGCTGGTAAAAGTCCCCGGCACGCCGCTTGAAAACGTCGAAGACCTCGACCCGATTGAGTTTATCCGCGCCATCGCCGTTGCCCGTATTATGATGCCGCAAAGCCACGTGCGGCTCTCTGCTGGCCGAGAGCAGATGAGTGAATCGACCCAGGCATTGGCCTTTTTGGCCGGGGCTAACTCCATTTTCTACGGCGACAAGCTACTTACCACCGGCAACCCTCAGGCGGATCGCGACCGTGCGCTGTTTACCAAGCTCGGCCTGCATCCTGAAAAGCGTGAGACCTGCGAAAGCGAAGACGCCCAAGCCGCTCGGCTCGCCCAACAGGCTCAGCAGCAGGAACACGCCGAACGCGTTGCCGAGTTAGCGGTAGATGCCAGTGTCTGA
- a CDS encoding 8-amino-7-oxononanoate synthase, translating to MPVSEAWQERLASAREQRFNEQRWRHRLVNTHSGLDFAGNDYLGLAQDPRVQAAQAEGARCFGAGAGASHLVSGHLAIHDALEDALARWTGRERALLFSTGYMANLGVLQALAEPHTAIFQDRLNHASLLDGAALSGARSRRFHHRDSADLERLLSRSAATHKLVVSDGVFSMDGDVADIAALAHISQQHNAWLMIDDAHGLGVLGDNGSGCVAGFDSQRVPILVGTLGKALGTAGAFVAGDAALIEHITQFARSYIYTTAQPPSIAASTLEALTIVQREPEHRQRLHHNIHYFRQQAQALGLPLTESLTPIQPLLLSNEPRTLAWASQLAEHGIQVGAIRPPTVPKGAARLRITLSARHTCHDIDRLLEGLCACLREEAACPA from the coding sequence ATGCCAGTGTCTGAAGCATGGCAAGAACGGTTAGCGAGCGCTCGCGAACAGCGTTTCAATGAGCAGCGCTGGCGGCACCGGTTAGTGAACACCCACAGCGGGCTCGATTTTGCGGGAAACGACTACCTGGGGCTGGCCCAGGACCCTCGGGTACAGGCCGCCCAAGCGGAAGGTGCTCGCTGCTTTGGCGCAGGCGCAGGCGCATCCCACCTGGTTAGCGGCCACCTGGCGATACACGATGCCCTGGAAGACGCCCTGGCGCGCTGGACAGGCCGCGAGCGAGCGCTGCTGTTCTCGACCGGCTATATGGCGAATCTTGGCGTGCTGCAGGCGCTGGCTGAACCACACACCGCTATTTTCCAAGACCGCCTTAACCATGCCTCCTTGTTAGACGGTGCAGCGCTTAGCGGTGCTCGCTCGCGTCGCTTTCACCACCGCGATAGCGCTGATCTTGAGCGTCTTCTTTCGCGCAGCGCGGCCACTCATAAACTGGTGGTCAGCGACGGCGTATTTAGCATGGATGGCGACGTTGCCGATATTGCCGCCCTTGCCCATATCAGCCAGCAACACAACGCATGGCTAATGATTGATGACGCTCACGGCCTGGGCGTATTGGGCGATAACGGTAGCGGCTGCGTGGCAGGTTTCGACAGCCAGCGTGTGCCCATTTTGGTGGGCACGCTGGGCAAAGCACTCGGCACTGCCGGCGCTTTTGTGGCCGGCGACGCCGCACTCATCGAGCATATTACCCAGTTTGCGCGCAGCTATATTTATACCACCGCGCAGCCCCCCAGCATTGCAGCATCAACCCTGGAAGCGCTAACGATTGTGCAGCGCGAACCAGAACACCGCCAGCGCCTCCACCATAATATCCACTACTTCCGCCAACAGGCCCAAGCGCTTGGCTTACCGCTCACCGAATCACTTACCCCGATTCAACCGCTGTTGTTGAGCAACGAACCGCGCACCCTAGCGTGGGCCAGCCAACTCGCCGAGCACGGTATTCAAGTGGGCGCGATTCGGCCTCCCACGGTGCCCAAGGGCGCAGCGCGGCTACGCATTACGTTAAGCGCCCGCCACACATGCCACGATATTGATCGCCTACTGGAAGGGCTTTGCGCCTGCCTGCGGGAGGAAGCGGCATGCCCCGCTTAG
- a CDS encoding alpha/beta hydrolase yields MPRLAPQRLVLLSGWGVDKRIWQPLTDYWPDGSEVSCVDWPGYGDVAALPEPATLTSLAHAMADQLPSDAVWVGWSLGGLLATALLDHLPAPRGLILIGAGERFCSDDGVSTAELATFQRAFARDPNATWQHFLRWQSQGEPNARHAYQQLRTLLGDTPSATPSTLSQGLHWLATLDNTQRLQDAPCPVGRLVGEHDPLVASGQRAQAARLAHAGHCPMLSQPAELAGVITEHAATLTQQAVKESP; encoded by the coding sequence ATGCCCCGCTTAGCACCTCAACGTCTGGTGCTGCTTTCTGGCTGGGGAGTCGATAAGCGTATTTGGCAGCCCCTTACCGACTATTGGCCCGATGGGAGCGAGGTTAGCTGCGTCGACTGGCCGGGGTACGGTGACGTGGCCGCGCTGCCAGAACCTGCCACCCTTACCTCACTTGCCCATGCCATGGCCGACCAGCTGCCCAGTGATGCCGTGTGGGTGGGCTGGTCGCTAGGTGGGCTACTGGCGACCGCCTTGCTTGACCACCTGCCCGCCCCGCGGGGCCTTATCCTGATTGGCGCAGGGGAGCGGTTTTGTAGCGATGACGGCGTAAGTACCGCTGAGCTTGCCACTTTTCAGCGCGCGTTTGCCCGCGACCCTAACGCCACCTGGCAACACTTTTTACGCTGGCAAAGCCAGGGTGAGCCTAACGCTCGCCACGCCTATCAGCAGCTACGCACCCTGCTGGGGGACACCCCAAGTGCCACGCCAAGCACGCTGTCCCAAGGGCTTCACTGGCTGGCCACCCTGGACAACACCCAGCGTTTGCAAGATGCGCCCTGTCCGGTCGGTCGGTTAGTCGGTGAGCACGACCCGTTAGTGGCTTCTGGCCAGCGTGCGCAGGCTGCCCGCCTCGCCCACGCGGGGCACTGCCCAATGCTTTCACAGCCCGCCGAGTTGGCCGGCGTCATCACTGAACACGCCGCTACGCTTACCCAGCAGGCCGTTAAGGAGTCGCCATGA
- a CDS encoding malonyl-[acyl-carrier protein] O-methyltransferase BioC → MSSTLATPPPHLPNWQASVARAFSRAAPQYDALASAQREIGKALWLALPTHAKRVLDLGCGTGYWTQRLAARYPHAHLTGLDIAPGMLAHAQALYGDVITWQQGDAAALPFENNRFDLIVSNLAIQWCSDVSAVMQELARVLTPGGEAHITTLLPGTLKEVATAWQRPEALLQMPDAPAIEDAVALSGLTLARSTTEQRQFYYPDLSAVMASIKGVGAQVTRPNAQLTRRELAAAQARFETLREPQGLPVSYHCFTLHLEKTP, encoded by the coding sequence ATGAGCAGCACGCTAGCTACGCCGCCGCCCCACCTGCCGAACTGGCAGGCAAGTGTCGCTCGGGCTTTCTCTCGGGCAGCCCCGCAATACGACGCGCTCGCCAGCGCCCAGCGTGAAATAGGCAAAGCACTGTGGCTGGCGCTGCCCACCCACGCCAAACGCGTGCTCGACCTCGGCTGCGGCACCGGCTATTGGACCCAGCGTCTGGCCGCGCGCTACCCCCACGCCCACCTTACGGGGCTGGATATTGCCCCGGGTATGCTCGCCCATGCCCAGGCACTTTACGGTGATGTGATTACCTGGCAACAGGGCGACGCCGCCGCGCTGCCGTTTGAGAACAACCGTTTTGATCTAATCGTTTCCAACCTGGCAATTCAGTGGTGCAGCGATGTCAGCGCCGTGATGCAGGAGCTGGCTCGAGTACTCACCCCCGGTGGTGAGGCACACATCACCACGCTGCTACCCGGCACGTTGAAAGAAGTCGCCACCGCCTGGCAGCGGCCAGAAGCACTGCTGCAGATGCCCGATGCCCCTGCGATTGAAGACGCTGTTGCCCTTAGCGGCTTAACGTTGGCTCGCAGCACCACCGAGCAGCGGCAGTTTTATTACCCCGACCTAAGCGCCGTCATGGCGTCGATTAAAGGGGTAGGCGCCCAGGTAACACGGCCCAATGCGCAGCTTACCCGTCGTGAACTGGCCGCTGCCCAAGCACGTTTTGAAACCTTACGTGAACCTCAAGGGCTGCCGGTTAGCTACCACTGTTTCACCCTGCACCTGGAAAAAACACCATGA
- a CDS encoding dethiobiotin synthase — protein sequence MTTYFVTGTDTDAGKTLATSALLCAAKEQRLSTLGLKPIASGSRTTPEGLRNSDALALQAQSTPPVRYETVNPWAFAPAIAPHLAAQEAGAVLSVATVTEVLHQTLHHTQRDLTLIEGAGGWRVPLNAHEDFSDIPNALQLPVILVVGLKLGCLNHAQLTAEVIAADGLTLAGWVGSVVDPEFTANQSRFDANLALLNAKLPAPCLGIIPHLASPEATQAYPYLSLTPLLNTPTLHQEATQ from the coding sequence ATGACCACCTATTTCGTCACCGGTACGGATACCGATGCAGGTAAAACCCTGGCGACCAGCGCCCTGCTATGCGCCGCTAAAGAGCAGCGGCTTAGTACGCTAGGGCTTAAGCCGATAGCCTCGGGCAGCCGTACTACGCCAGAGGGGCTGCGCAATAGCGATGCCCTAGCGCTTCAGGCGCAAAGCACGCCACCCGTTCGCTACGAAACCGTTAACCCCTGGGCGTTCGCCCCCGCCATTGCTCCACACTTGGCCGCCCAGGAAGCAGGCGCTGTGCTGAGCGTTGCAACGGTAACGGAGGTACTGCATCAAACACTTCACCACACACAGCGCGATCTAACGTTGATAGAGGGTGCGGGCGGTTGGCGGGTACCGCTTAACGCGCATGAAGACTTCTCTGATATTCCCAACGCGCTGCAACTGCCGGTGATACTCGTGGTGGGTCTTAAACTAGGCTGCCTTAACCATGCACAGCTCACCGCGGAGGTAATCGCTGCCGATGGCCTAACGCTTGCGGGCTGGGTCGGCAGCGTGGTGGACCCTGAATTTACCGCTAACCAGTCGCGTTTTGACGCTAACCTAGCGCTCCTCAATGCCAAACTGCCAGCGCCGTGCCTGGGCATTATTCCCCATTTAGCTAGCCCTGAAGCGACGCAGGCCTATCCTTATTTGTCGTTAACACCGCTGTTGAACACCCCCACGCTGCACCAGGAAGCCACCCAATGA
- a CDS encoding adenosylmethionine--8-amino-7-oxononanoate transaminase, with the protein MNSPVWHPYAHLKTQTPAPKVIGGSGSHFTLESGEHLLDATCSWWCMIHGYAHPRLVAAIREQAGELCHVMLGGLTHDPADLLAQALVRITPPGLNHVFYSDSGSVGMEVAMKMALQYQVLIGHPEKRKMLSLMKAYHGDTTGCMAVCDPEEGMHSLFASLLPQHHFAPAPTAPFHASMEQVEHDLSALRCVLERHHHEIAALLMEPLLQAAGGLNMTSPHYLRGARALCDEFGVLLIFDEVATGFGRTGKLFAANHADVTPDIMVLSKGLTGGYLGHAATLATDRVHDAFIGDSPHHAFMHGPTFMGNPLACRVALESLRVFEEENYLAKIAALSQTLHRELRQDTALNAHPAVADVRVLGATAVIEAHSADALKGVANFARARGVWLRPIGRWLYTMPAYIASNAEITQITGVMKAWFLEHQSP; encoded by the coding sequence ATGAACTCCCCTGTTTGGCACCCTTACGCTCATCTAAAAACCCAAACGCCTGCCCCCAAGGTTATCGGTGGTAGCGGCAGCCATTTTACGCTGGAAAGCGGCGAGCACCTGCTGGATGCCACCTGCTCCTGGTGGTGCATGATTCATGGCTACGCCCACCCGCGTTTAGTGGCCGCGATTCGCGAGCAGGCGGGCGAGCTTTGCCATGTCATGCTGGGTGGTCTCACCCACGACCCCGCCGACCTGCTCGCGCAAGCACTGGTGCGTATTACCCCGCCGGGGCTGAATCACGTGTTCTACTCCGACAGCGGCTCGGTGGGCATGGAAGTGGCGATGAAGATGGCTTTGCAGTACCAAGTGCTTATCGGCCATCCCGAAAAACGCAAGATGCTTTCATTAATGAAGGCCTACCATGGCGACACCACCGGCTGCATGGCGGTGTGCGACCCAGAAGAAGGCATGCACAGCCTGTTCGCAAGCCTGCTGCCCCAACACCACTTTGCCCCGGCACCTACCGCCCCCTTCCATGCCAGCATGGAACAGGTCGAACACGACCTTAGCGCCTTGCGCTGCGTGCTTGAACGGCATCACCATGAGATTGCCGCGCTGTTAATGGAGCCTTTGCTGCAGGCGGCGGGCGGGCTAAACATGACCTCGCCCCACTACCTACGCGGCGCACGGGCGCTATGCGATGAGTTTGGCGTGCTGCTGATTTTTGATGAAGTTGCTACCGGTTTTGGCCGCACCGGCAAACTGTTTGCGGCCAATCACGCCGATGTAACGCCGGATATTATGGTGCTTTCCAAAGGGCTGACCGGCGGCTACTTGGGCCATGCGGCTACGCTTGCCACGGATCGCGTCCACGACGCGTTTATCGGCGACAGCCCCCATCACGCCTTTATGCACGGCCCTACCTTTATGGGCAACCCGCTGGCTTGCCGAGTCGCGCTGGAAAGCCTGCGGGTGTTTGAAGAAGAGAACTACCTAGCGAAAATTGCCGCCCTTAGCCAAACGCTACATCGTGAGCTGCGGCAAGACACAGCGCTTAATGCCCACCCAGCGGTAGCCGATGTGCGCGTATTAGGGGCCACGGCGGTGATTGAAGCGCACAGCGCGGACGCACTGAAAGGGGTAGCCAACTTCGCCCGAGCGCGCGGCGTATGGCTGCGCCCCATTGGCCGCTGGCTTTACACCATGCCCGCCTATATCGCTTCCAACGCCGAGATCACCCAGATTACCGGGGTGATGAAGGCATGGTTTTTAGAGCATCAGTCACCCTAA
- a CDS encoding NAD-dependent deacylase produces MTAPPHLVVFTGSGISVESGIRSFRASDGLWEEYPLEEVATPQGWRRDPERVLEFYNQRREQIRKAKPNAAHKALAALEKEGFKVSVVTQNIDDLHERAGSRDVLHLHGEILQARSSVDMRLRYRLPKGGIALGDVCDMGSQLRPDVVWFGEPVPLFEDACELVSEADFFLVVGTSLAVMPAASLLSYIDYDTPCALVDPNADSLTPPGVLAINTTAGEGVPALVNQWRKQGSLILP; encoded by the coding sequence ATGACAGCACCTCCCCACTTAGTAGTTTTCACCGGCTCAGGTATTAGTGTCGAGAGTGGCATTAGGTCGTTTCGCGCAAGCGATGGGCTATGGGAAGAGTATCCCTTAGAGGAAGTGGCCACACCGCAAGGGTGGCGCCGCGACCCTGAACGCGTCTTGGAGTTTTACAACCAGCGCCGAGAGCAGATTCGAAAGGCAAAGCCGAATGCGGCCCACAAAGCACTGGCGGCGCTTGAAAAAGAGGGCTTTAAAGTAAGCGTTGTTACCCAAAATATTGACGACCTGCACGAGCGAGCGGGGTCGCGGGATGTGCTGCATCTGCACGGTGAGATTCTGCAAGCGCGCTCTTCTGTCGATATGCGGCTTCGCTATCGGCTACCCAAGGGCGGTATTGCGCTGGGTGATGTATGCGATATGGGCAGCCAGCTGCGCCCCGATGTGGTGTGGTTTGGCGAGCCGGTGCCGCTGTTTGAAGACGCCTGCGAGCTGGTCAGCGAAGCCGACTTTTTTCTGGTGGTCGGTACCTCCTTGGCGGTGATGCCTGCCGCTTCGCTGCTGAGCTATATCGACTACGATACCCCCTGCGCCCTAGTGGACCCCAACGCGGATTCACTCACGCCTCCGGGTGTACTGGCGATCAATACCACCGCAGGCGAAGGCGTGCCCGCCCTGGTGAATCAATGGCGTAAGCAGGGGAGTTTGATACTGCCTTAG